In the bacterium SCSIO 12741 genome, TTCGGCCGACTTTTTCCTGGTTGACGATAAAGCTGGAATGGCTGAATTGGCCCATGAAATGCCTTTTATGCAAAAAGCCAGAACAGGTGGATATGATGGAAAAGGAGTAACTCCGGTTCGAAACGAGGAGGAAATGAACCAAGGGTTTGATTGCCCATCCGTACTCGAGAAATTTGTTGATTTTGAAAAAGAACTTTCTGTCATTGTTGCTCGAAACGAAAAGGGCGAAATGGAAACTTTCCCGCTGGTAGAGTTGGACTTTAATCCGGAAGCTAATCTCGTTGAGTTTTTATTTGCCCCGGCACGGGTAGGAGTCGAAATTGAAGAAAAGGCTCGGGCAATTGCTCTTAAAACGGCCGAAGCTTTTGGCGTGGTAGGAATTCTCGCGGTGGAGTTGTTTTTGACTCGAGAGGGAGAAGTTTTGGTTAATGAAGTGGCGCCTCGTCCACACAATTCAGGCCATCAAACCATTGAAGGAAATTATACTTCACAATATGGCCAACACCTTCGTGCCATCACCGGAATGCCTTTGGGCGATACTTCAGCTCGTGGCGCTTCAGTTATGGTTAACCTATTAGGAGAAAAGGGATTTCAAGGACCAGTTAAATACGAAGGGTTGAATGATGTAACTGCCTGGAAGGGAGTCTACGTGCATTTGTACGGCAAAACCCAAACCAAATCTTTCCGGAAAATGGGGCATGTGACCATCGTTTCTGATACCTTGGAAGAAGCTCAAAAAACAGCTCATCAAGTGAAAGATACCTTGAAGGTGGTAGCCGAATAGGATATTCCAGGTTGTTTAGAACGGACAAGAAGGGCCTTTAGGAAGGCTTTTTTCCTGATTTGTAATGGGTTCATTTCAGAGCACGGAAATTTTCAAATTACTTTTTAACCTGTTTTTTGAAGTCAAGTTGGCTTGGTGCTTATGTCTATGGCTTTAAAGTTGAAGGGGTTACAGTTCATTTGTGATGAGTTTGGAGTAGATGGTCTCCCATTCGCTTTTTTGGGCCTTCAAAAACTCGGAACATTTTTTCATCAATAGGGTAAGATCCGGGTATTCATAAGGGATTTTTGAATAGTTTGGTACGAAAATTTGATTGCGATGAGGCCAGGCATTTTTTTGTTTTTTGTCCTGTTTATTGGACTTGCTTCCTGCGGGGGTTCTCCCTCTAATTCGGAGGTTGTCAGCCCGGTAGAACCGGTTGAAAAAGAGGAAAAGGAAGCGTATCAGGTTCAAATCATGTTTTACAACGTGGAAAACCTGTTTGATACGATAGATAATCCCAAAACCAAAGACGAGGAGTTTACCCCGGATAGTGATAAAAAATGGGGGCTTGAACGCTACCAAACAAAATTGGATCGTTTGGCTCAAGTTGTCCTTTCTGTAGATTCGATGGGGCCAGTGGCTGTTCTTGGCCTGGCTGAAGTAGAAAACCGAGCTGTTCTGGAAGATTTAATTGCGCATCCCAGCTTGGCTAACCGTCGATGGGGTATTGTACATGAACAAAGCCCGGATTTTCGGGGAATTGATGTGGCTTTGATCTACGACAGTGCTTGGTATCAACCAAATGGCTATGATTATGTTACCGTAAAGCTTCCCAATTCTGATCGAACTACTCGAGATATTCTTAAAGTGACCGGACAGTTGAAAGGTGGCGAACAAATGGCCTTTTTTGTAAACCATTGGCCGTCCCGCTATGGAGGGCAAGAAGCTTCAGAGCCAGGAAGGATAGCTGCAGCAAAAGTGCTTCGTAAAGAAGTATCGGCCTATGATAAACGCAATCCTGATGGCAACTTTGTAGCCATGGGAGACTTCAATGATTATCCAACCAACAAGAGTGTACAGGAGATTTTGGGTGCCGGATGGGGGATGAGTTCTCTTATCAAAATTTGATGGCACAATCAACCTTTGGCGATACCGTAGGTAGTTATAACTACAAAGGCGAGTGGGACTTTTTGGATCAGTTGATCGTAAATGCACCATTGGTTGATCAGGTAGATTCGGTTTATGCCCATAGTCGCCCTTATATGCTTTATTACAACAAGAAGTACCAAAACCATGCACCGTCGAGAACGTATAGTCGGGATACCTACTATGGTGGCTATTCAGATCACCTTCCGGTGGTGGTGACGTTTACCTTCAATTAATTAACACGATGAAAAAGATTTATGGTTTAGTTCTGGCCCTGGTAGCCAGCTTTTCGCTATCCGCACAGGATTTAGTGGCTTTGTATGAAAAGGTTGATCCGGCCGTAGTGGTGATTTATACCGAGGGCAAAGAAGCGCTTGGCGGTGGTAGTCGATTGAATCAAGTTTCTGCTCAGGGATTGGGCAGTGGAGTATTAATAGACAGTGAAAAAGGCCTGATTATGACCGCGGCTCATGTGGTTCAAGGGGCAGATAAAGTACAGGTTGAATTCGTAACCGGCGAATCCATCCCAGCTACCATTGTGAGAAGTGTTCCTCATTCTGATGTGGCCTTGATTAAACTCGACTGGAAGCCTTTTAAAGCCGTAAAAGCAGTCCCACTCGGAAACAGCGAAAACGTAAAGGTGGGTGAAGATATTTTTATCATTGGAGCGCCAATGGGGTTGGAGCATTCCCTTTCTCGTGGAGTAATTAGTGGACGTCATTATGTGAACCGGGTGACTGGTTCCGGTAAGAAGTTGGAGTTTTTTCAAACCGATGCTTCTATCAACCAGGGAAACTCCGGTGGCCCCATGTTCAATATGAAAGGCGAGGTGATCGGATTGGTGAGCTACATTCTCACTCAAAGTGGTGGATTTGAAGGAATCGGTTTCGCAGCCAGTTCTGAAATTGCCTCCAAAATGCTATTGGAAGAAAATCATTTTTGGACCGGACTTGAAAGTGTTTACGTAACAGATGAAATTGCTGCGGCGCTCAACGTTCCGCAACCCGGTGGATTGCTGGTTCAAAAGGTGGTTAAGGTTTCGCCTACCGGGAGAATGGGACTTCAAGGAGGAACATTTAAGGCCTACATCGAAGGAGAAGAAGTGCTCATCGGTGGAGACATTATTTTGAGTGTTAACGGAGTGCCTTTTACAACGGAAGAAAACCTGGAAAAAGCGAACGACATTCTGGTCAATCTACCTCCGGGAGGAGAGTTTACCTTGAGCGTATTACGAGCTGGAAAGATTATGGACGTTAAAGGAAATGTTCCTACAAATTAGAATGCTATGGAGTTTTTAGATCCCATTCTGGATGATTACGTAGTTCGGCATTCTGCCGATGAGCCTGACCTTCTGAAAAACCTGAATCGGGAGACGCATCTCAAAGTGCTGATTCCTCGAATGATCGCCGGACACTACCAAGGTCGTGTATTAAGCATGTTGTCATTTATGATTAGGCCCAGGGTGGTTCTCGAAATTGGAACCTATACCGGATACTCGGCCATGTGTTTTGCAGAAGGAATGCCTGAAGATGGGGTTGTCCATACCATTGATCACAACGAAGAGTTGCAGGATATTCAGGACCGTTACTTCGAGCAATGTGAAAACCGGGATAAGATCAAACGCTATATCGGAACAGCCGCTAAAATTATTGACGACATTGAAGGCAATTTTGACCTGGTATACATCGACGCGGACAAGGAAAATTATGCCCACTATTTTGATCAGGTTATTGATCGTATGAATCCTGGAGGATACATCATTGCCGATAATGTTCTTTGGAGTGGAAAAGTACTCGAGGAAGCGGCTGCTGGTGATCAGGAAACTCAAGCTCTTCAGGCTTACAACATGAAAATAAAAAAGGACCCTAGGGTGGATAACGTACTTCTGCCGATTCGAGACGGCTTGATGGTAGCAAGGGTAAAGTAACCACCAAATAAATTCAACCATGACTATAGACTTAAGAAGTGATACCGTTACTCATCCAACTCCAGGAATGCTGGACGCGATGGTGCAAGCCAAAGTAGGGGATGACGTATTTGGAGAAGATCCTACCGTAATCGAATTGGAGCAATTCGCAGCCTCCCTTTTTAATAAAGAAGCTGGCTTATTTTTCCCAAGTGGAACTTTTGCAAACCAGGTGGCCATTCAGGTTCATACCCGCCCCGGCGATTCGGTAATTTGTGATCACAACGCTCATGTCTATCGTTATGAAGGGGGAGGGATGTCCGCCAATTCAGGTGTAAGTCCTATTCTGCTCGAAGGAGATAGAGGCCGACTTTCCGCCGATCAGGTGAAGGCTGCTCTACCGCCCGATGATCCTCATTTTTCGAAAGTAAAACTGGTTTGCCTGGAGAATACCTCCAACAAAGGTGGAGGTAGTATCTACCGCCTGGAGTCTATTCGGGAAATCAGAACCTTGTGTATCGACAATCGGATGGCTTTGCACTTGGATGGAGCTCGGGTGTTTAATGCCTTGATTGCCAAAAAATCGAACCCAAGAGAATTAGGGCGCTATTTCGACTCTCTAAGTGTTTGTTTGTCCAAGGGGCTTGGAGCTCCGGTCGGTTCTTTGCTTTTGGGCGATCAGGAATTTATTTACGAAGCCAAGCGGGTACGTAAGAGAATGGGTGGAGGTATGAGACAGGCGGGCTTTTTGGCTGCTGCAGGCCTTTTTGCCATGAACAACCAAGTGGATCGGTTAGCAGATGATCACAGAAGGGCTCGGCAATTGGCCGATATGCTCAAGGATCAGTCCTATGTTCAAGAGGTGCTACCAGTGGAAACCAATATTGTCATTTACCGCTTGGATGACGCCATGGATGTTAACGAATACATTCAGTTGCTCGATAGCCATGGTTTAAAAGTGGTTCCTTTCGGTCCTGGTTTGGTCAGGATGGTTACTCATTTGGATTTTACAGACACGATGCTGGCTGAAATTCCAAGTCGACTGTCTATCTAATTCTTTTTCCTCGTAACTTTATGGTCTGATTTAGGCATGAAAGTTGCATTGAAAGGTTTGATCATGACAAGAAAAGTTGGTTTTGGAATTCTGGTTTTGGTGGCTGTAGTGAGCTTAACTTCATGCCAGTCTATCCAATTGCAATCCAACTATGTAGAGGACGATTTGTATTACAGCGATCCTTCTCACCATAACATCAATCCCAATACCATTGGACTCAATGATCAGGTGGCCGTACCGGATTCAGCCTTGGTTTATTTCGATGAGTCTTATGCAGCTTCCCTTCGTCCGGATTATCAGAGAAGATTGGGAATTGGCGGAGATGATCCTGTTTCTTTCGAAGCCGACACCAGTGATTATTACAATCCCAAGAAGATAACTCTTGGAGGCAGAATGGGAGAACTGGATCTACGATCATTGCTGTAGGAACTGGTGTAGGAGTGGGATCCTGGAATATGGCGAATGGAAATACGGGTTATTATCCGATTTCCTATGGTCCTTATTCACCCAGACAAACGTACTATCCGAATACCAGAACTTCTGGATTTGCGCCACAAGTGAGCTCAGCTTCCGATCCGGACCCTGTGCGACCCATTGTTTATCGTCCACCTTCAAGAACGGAAAACTACCGGCCCAATCCAAATCCGGGGTATACTTTTCCAAATTCAAATAATCGCTACCAGACTCGCGGATCTACCCATGAGAATTATACGCCCCAGGATACCATAACAGTACCCGTGGTGGAGCGACCAATTATGGAGGTAGCAATCCATCCACTCCACGTCCCACAGTTTCAGGTGTAAGAAGGAGGTAGCCGATGTGGAAGCCTCGGTTTTTTCTGGCTGGAATTCTGATCTTTTCCTTTTGCCTTAGTTTTCCTTTTCTACAAGCTCAAAACAACGATGACGCCATTCGATATGGCCAAACCGAGATTGGTGGAAGTGCTCGTTTTATTGGCATGTCCGGATCCTTTGGTGCCTTGGGTGCTGATCCTTCTGGAGCCAGTGTAAATCCAGGTGGATGGGGTGTGTTTCGAAGGGGAATGTCGTCTGCTGGATTAGCCGTCACCGGACAATCTCATACCACCGAGCACTACGGGTCTACTAAATCGGCAAGTGGTTCGGGGGTGCGCCTGTCTCATTTGGATGTGGTTTTTTCGGGGCCTTTTCAAACCACCGATTTTAAAGGTGGAACCTTTGCTTTTGGTTACAAGAATAAAAACGATTTCTATTCGCACATCGTGTCAGAAGGAGTGAACAACGAAAGTTCCTATCTCGATCGATACTTGCTGGATGTAGTTGAAGAGCCTGGTCTTTTTGTGGAAGATATAGTAGCCTATTTTCCATTTGGTGCTGGTTTGGCCTGGGGAGCAGAGCTGTTGGATACGGCCAACGGGGAGTACTACCATGCTAACCCTTGGTATGGCCAAGTTCAAGGTCGACGAGAGGAAGCGATGCGGGGCATGTCTGATTTTTACCTGGGAGCAGGAACCAATTTTCAAAACAAATTGTACCTCGGGGCTACCTTGGGTTTTAGTTCCATTCGGTATCAAAACAAGTGGACCTATTACGAGATATTGCCCGAGGATGATACCAATTCAGTTCTTCGGAGCTGGAAAGAGGTGACCGAATTGTCTACTGCAGGTACCGGATTCTATTTTAAGCTGGGCGCCATTTTTCATTTGTCGAAGCAATGGAGAGCGGGGTTGGCATTTAACAGCCAGGAAAGGTTTCGACTTTCCGATAACTATACGGCCAGAATTGATGCTCACTGGAAAAACAAATCTCCCTCATTTGCAGAATCTCCCAAAGGGTATAACCAATACCGGTATTACTCTCCCTACAAGTTTGTGGGAAGTTTGGCCTGGGTCCGATACAAGGTGGGGTCCGTTAATTTAGATGTGGAGTATGTGGATTACACCTCAATGCGTTACGCTTCAACCACCGGTTTTGAAATGGACTTTAGTGATGCCAATACGGAAATTGACACAACCTTTCAAGCCACTTTTAATTATAGGCTGGGAAGCGAATGGGTGTTTGGCCCTTTATCCTGGAGGGTGGGAGGTTCCTATTGGGGCAATCCCTATCGTCAATCGGGAAAAAATCGAAGTCAATGGGGAGCTTCTGTCGGGGTTGGCTATAAGTATGAAAAACTCTTTTTCGATTTGGGATACTCCTTTGCCCGTCGGGAGAATTCTCAGCAGTACCTTCATTACTCAGAGGGAGTTAAATTAGAGCCGACACGTGTTGATCGCAACTTTCATCAGGTGGTTCTTACCTTTGGATTCCGATTTGAGGAATACCTGTAAATCGGGCAAAAAAAAATCCCCCTGATCTACGACCAGAGGGATTCTCTTATGTGTTTTTGGAGTAGTTTACATTTTAGCGAAAACTGCTTCCATTTTTTCAGATTCTTCGTTTGCCAAATCCTCATCTACCAAGATTCGACCACAGTGCTCGCTGAAAATGATTTTCTTACGGGCACGAATATCCAACTCACGCTGAGGAGGAACAATAAAGAAAGATCCTTGAGTAGCTCCGTCGATAACCGGTACAACAGCCAATTTGTTTTTAGCATTGTCGCGGATTCTGCGGTAAGCCGTAAGTAAACGCTCTTCGATGTTTACAGCATACTTATCGCTCAATTTAATCAAATCGTCTTCCTCTTTCTGGTTTTCAGCAATAATGCTGTCCAGCTCACCTTTTTTCACGGCGAGATCTTCTTTCTTCTCGCTAAGTTTACCATTAGCGATTTCCAGAATTTCTTGTTTATTGGCGATTTTGGCTTGAAACTCACGAATGCGTTTGTTGGCCAATTCAATTTCCAGTTCTTGGTACTCAACTTCTTTTGACAAAGCCTCAAACTCACGGTTGTTTTTCACATCCTTCAGTTGAGTTTTGTATTTCTTGATCTGAGCTTCAGAATCCTGAGAAGCGATTTTCTTATGACTGATTTCAGACTCCAATTGCTTGATTTCGTCTTCCAGCTGCTGAACCCGACCTTGTACTTCGTTCAGTTCATCTTCCAGATTCTCTACTTCCTTAGGTAATTCACCTCGGGTAGAACGAATCAGGTTGATACGGGCGTCGATCAACTGCACGTCGTACAATGAGCGCAATTTTTCTTCGATAGTAACCGTGCTTGATTTTTTAGCCATACGCTTAATTAAAAGTATTTTACAGGATTAGTATTTACCTCCGTCAAATGGGATGCAAATTTAGAAAAATTTTGCTTTAGATGCGATGCAATCAATTGGATCGTAAATTGCTCACTTTCAAAGTGCCCGATGTCTGCAATGATTAAATCGTCTTCAGCATCGAAGAATTCGTGGTATTTTACGTCGCCTGTGAGATAGAGGTCGGCACCTGCTCTTTTGGCTTGCCCAATCAGAAAGCTTCCAGCTCCACCACACCAGGCAATTCGCTGAACTTTAGATTTTACCAAGGGAGTATGGCGAACAACCGGGACCTTGAATCTCTCTTTAAGCAGTGTAAGAAAAGCTTCAACTTCCATGGGTTCACTCAAGTCGCCAACCATACCTGCACCCGTTGTGGGGTGCTCGTTCGCCAGGTTGTAGAGGTCCCAGGCGACTTCTTCGTACGGATGGGCCTTGAGCAAAGCAGAAATAATTTGATTTTTGGAGTAGGCCGGCAACACCACTTCGATGCGTACCTCTTCTTCCAGGTGTTCCTTTCCGATTTCTCCCACATAGGGATTCGCAGATTCAGAGGCTCTGAAAGTTCCGGATCCCGCTTGATTAAAGGAGCAATGATCATATTGACCGATGTGGCCGGCACCGGCATCAAATAAAGCTTGACGTACCTCTTCGGCTTGTTGTTTAGGACAAAATGTGACCAGCTTTTGCAAAAGGTCTTTTTTCGGGGCTAAAATTTTCGGGTTTTCAATGCCCAGTTTCTGGCCAATCTGAAAATTTACCCCTGTGGAAACGTGATCCAGATTGGTGTGGGTAGCATAAAGCACAATGTTGTTTTGAATCGCTTTGATAACCGTGCGTTCCACGTAATTTTTTCCGGTCAACGACTTTAAACCTCGAAAAACTATAGGGTGATGAGATACAATGAGATTGCATCCTTTTTGAATGGCTTCATCCACAATAGCTTCTGTACAATCCAAACTCACCAGAATTTCAGTGAGTTCCTGTTGGGTGTCTCCACAAATCACGCCGGCATTGTCGTAGGATTCCTGAAGTGCTGGAGGGGCCCATTTTTCGAGGGATCGAATGATTTCTTGAATCTTCATTTCACAAACTTATAAAACCTGATACAGCGGGAAAATGGAAAGGACAATTTGGGTGAATTGAGCTACTCCAAATTGAATAAATTTGTCAGCCCAATGAAAGTACTACGGTTCATATTGCTACCCGTCTCCCTGTTGTACGCTGCTGTTGTTCTGGTGAGGAATTTTCTGTACGACATCGGAGTCTTTTCCAGCCAACGGTATACCTTCCCCTTAATCAATGTGGGGAACCTCGCTGCCGGTGGAACGGGTAAAAGTCCACATGTGGAGTATTTGTTGAAATTGCTTAGCAAAGACTATCGTTTTACATCCCTAAGTCGGGGGTACGGAAGAAAAACATCAGGTTTTGCCGAGGTTTTATCCGAATCCACGTTTGTAGAGTGCGGGGATGAACCGGTCATGATTAAATCCAATTACCCTGAGGTGCCGATTTTCGTTGATGGAAATCGCAGAAGAGGCCTTCGGGAAATTTTCAAGAAATACAGCGAAACACAAGGTGTTATTTTGGATGATGCATTCCAGCATCGATCAGTTACTCCAGGCCTTAATATTCTATTGACCGATTACAGTCGACTATACATTCAGGATTTTGTTCTTCCAACCGGATATTTGCGTGAACCTCGCAGAGGTGCCAATCGGGCAGATATTATTGTGGTGACTAAGTGTCCGGATATTTTTTCTCCGGTGGATGCCAGAGCCATTCGCAAAAGGTTAAAGGTTAAGCCCTACCAGTCGGTCTATTTTTCCTACATCAAATACGGGGCGCTAAAACCTGTTTATTCCTCTTTACCACCTTTTGAAGGTAAGTTGAATGCTCAGCTTTCTGTTCTCTTATTTACTGGAATAGCTAAGCCGGGTAACCTCTATTATAAGATCAAAAATTCCGTAAAGGAAGTAGAGCACTTGAGGTTTTCGGATCACCACGCTTTTGGAATGTCCGATATCAATCGAATAGTTTCGGGCTATGAAGGGCTGAAAGGGGAACGTAAAATTATTCTCACTACGGAGAAAGATTCCATTAGAATGCAACTACCAGGAATCCGGGAAATCCTGGAATCCTATCCTATATATTACTTGCCGATCGAAGTGACTTTCCACGGAAAAGATCAGCAGGAGTTTGACGAAAGAATCATTAATTATGTTGAAAGAAATATCCAGTACAGCTGATTTCCTCCGGGAACAAACAGGGGAAAAGCCGGTTGTAGGGTTAGTTCTTGGATCCGGTTTGGGCAACTTGACGGACTCCATGGAAATTACCCATTCCTTTGATTATAAAGATATTCCAGGTTTTCCTGAAACGACGGTTGAAGGCCATGCCGGAAGGTTGGTGTTTGGTCGTTTAAATGGGAAGCCGGTTGTGGCCATGCAAGGGCGCTTCCATTACTACGAAGGGCATTCCATGCATACGCTTGTTTTCCCCATTCGGGTGATGGCAAAATTGGGAGTTAAGTATCTCTTTTTATCCAATGCTTCAGGTGGTGTGAATCCTGATTTTGAAATCGGAGATCTGATGATTCAGACGGATCATATTAACCTCTTTCCTTCTAATCCTCTTATGGGGCCAAATGAAGATGAGTTGGGTCCACGTTTTCCGGATATGAGTCAGTCCTATAATGCCAATCTAATTCAAATGGCTACGGATGCGGCCAACAAACTCGGTATTAAAGTGCAGAAGGGTATTTATGCCGGAGTGAGTGGTCCTTGCCTGGAAACTCCTGCTGAGTACCATTACATTCGGGTGATCGGAGCCGACACGGTTGGGATGTCTACGGTACCAGAAGTAATCGCCGGTCACCACATGGGATTGGCTTGTTTTGCCATGTCGGTAATTACAGACTTGGGAGTGCCAGGTAAAATTGTGAAAGTAACCCACGAAGATGTGCAGCGTGCAGCCGAAGCGGCAGAGCCTAAAATGGCAGCTATTATCGGTGAAATGTTGGACCATTTACCTGACTGATAAAAGCTGTGAAAGAATGTTTTGGGCACTCCTTGAGAATGCACAACTCTGTTACCTTTGCAAACCTAATGAACTCCGCGCCCAGCCTTCATTGTGCCGGAGGGATTAATAGATGCCGGAATGTATAAAATGTACGATAAATACGAGGCTGTAATTGGACTTGAAGTCCACGCTCAATTACAGACCGAGAGCAAGGCTTATTCTTCCGATCGGAATGAATATGGTGCAGCACCCAATTCCTTGGTAAGTGCCATTACCCTCGCTCATCCGGGAACTTTGCCTCGATTCAATAAAAAAACGTTGGAACATGCCATCCGATTGGGATTGGCTTGTGGATGTGAGATCCGGGAAGAGAACCGTTTTTCCAGAAAAAACTACTTCTACGCGGATATGCCTAAGGGGTATCAGATTACGCAGGACGATACTCCTATATGTAACGGTGGATCGGTGCGTATTCGATTAGAGGATGGCAGTGAAAAGGAAATTCACCTGACCCGTATCCATATGGAGGAAGATTCCGGGAAAAGTATTCACGATCAGGATCCATTCAACACCTTAATTGACCTGAATCGTGCAGGCGTTCCTTTGGTGGAGATTGTAACGGAGCCAGACTTAAGAAGTGGAGAAGAAGCTTATCAGTATTTATCTGAGGTTAGAAAGCTCGTTCGTTACATGGATATCTGTGATGGTAACATGGAAGAAGGAAGTTTGCGTTGCGATGCCAATATTTCAGTAAAACTTCGCGAATCGGATAAATTTGGAATCAAGGTAGAGGTAAAAAACATGAACTCGATGCGTAACGTTCAACGTGCTATTGAGTTTGAAATCAATCGCCAGATCGATTGCCTCGAAAATGGAGATGAAATCTTCATGGAAACCCGCTCTTTCGATGCTTTATCTGGAACTACAGCCAGTATGCGTAGTAAGGAAGAAGCCAATGATTACCGCTACTTCCCAGAACCTGATCTTCTACCGGTATTTGTTACCGAAAAAGACATTGAAGCCGTGCGTAGCAACATGCCGCCTTTACCATCGGATCTGTTTAAGAAATACACGAGTGAATTGGGCTTGTCAGAATACGACGCCGGCCTGATCACCGATTCGAAGCCAATTGCCTTGTATTACGAGGAGCTGGTTGCTCATACCAAGCATTATAAGTCAGCTGCCAACTGGCTTATGGGTGAGGTGAAAGGGTATTTGAATGAAAAAGGATTGGGCGTAGATGAGTTCCCCATTTCTGCAGCTAACCTGGCCGCCCTTGTAAATTTGATTGCTGATGGCAAAGTGAGTAACTCGGTAGCCAGCCAGAAGATTTACCCGGAATTGCTCAAGAACCCTGAAGAAGCACCCCAGTCGATTGCTGAAAAAAATAACTGGATTCAGGAAAGTAATGAAGATGCCTTGTTGGAATTTGTAGAAGCAGTGCTTCAAAACAATCCAGCTAAGGTCGAAGAGTACAAACAAGGGAAAAAAGGCCTCATTGGAATGTTTATGGGTGAGGTGATGAAAATGTCCCGTGGAAAGGCTGACCCCAAATTGGCCAATAAAATGTTGAGAGAAAAACTGGAACAATAATGAAGAAATTTGCCTTAATCTTAATGGCAGCCGGAGTGGTTGCTGCTTGCAATACCAAGCCTGATGTAACGAGTCCTACCGGGACCATTCTAACGGGAAAACTCACAGGAGTTGAAGAAGGTAAATTCGTTGTTCTTCAGAAGTTGACTACCAACAATGTGGAGCCCATGGATACCTTGAAGATTGATGCCGAAGGAAACTATCGGATCGGTCCATCGGTGAATCAGTTGGGTTTTTACCGCTTGTTTGTGGCTAACAACAACTTTGTAAACGTCATTTTAGGCCCCAATGATACGGTAACCTTAAATGCTGATGCATCCAAGTTGGAAGACAGTTATGAGGTGGTTAATTCAGAAGAGACGTCGAAACTGAAAGAATTTAATGACCTGTTTAATGGCTATGTGGAGCGTATTCAGGAAAACAACCGTCAGTTGCAAAACGCTCAAATGAATCAGGATTTTGCTCGCTATCAAACCCTGCAGGGAGCGCAACAGCAACTGCAGATTCAGGCGATGGAAGACATTAAGAAGTTTGTGGGTAACAACTCCAACTACCTGGCTTCATTGAGTGCTATTCGCCGCTTAGATCCGGAGCAGGAATTGGCTTTGTATGAAAAAGTAAGCGCTGGCTTGGAAAGCAAAATTTCCGGTGATCCATTGTTGACCGATTTCAATGAAATGATCGAACGCGTTAAGGCTTTGCAGGTTGGTGGTAAGT is a window encoding:
- a CDS encoding AhpC/TSA family protein, with product MKKFALILMAAGVVAACNTKPDVTSPTGTILTGKLTGVEEGKFVVLQKLTTNNVEPMDTLKIDAEGNYRIGPSVNQLGFYRLFVANNNFVNVILGPNDTVTLNADASKLEDSYEVVNSEETSKLKEFNDLFNGYVERIQENNRQLQNAQMNQDFARYQTLQGAQQQLQIQAMEDIKKFVGNNSNYLASLSAIRRLDPEQELALYEKVSAGLESKISGDPLLTDFNEMIERVKALQVGGKLPDISLPDENGTSKTLYSMLGKVTLVDFWAAWCRPCRAENPNVVSTYNQFKSKGFDVIGISLDKNKEQWQAAIAQDNLTWTHLSDLQQWNSVACKVYNVNGIPANFLVDENGTILARNLRGPDLPARVAELVAQ
- a CDS encoding purine-nucleoside phosphorylase, whose protein sequence is MLKEISSTADFLREQTGEKPVVGLVLGSGLGNLTDSMEITHSFDYKDIPGFPETTVEGHAGRLVFGRLNGKPVVAMQGRFHYYEGHSMHTLVFPIRVMAKLGVKYLFLSNASGGVNPDFEIGDLMIQTDHINLFPSNPLMGPNEDELGPRFPDMSQSYNANLIQMATDAANKLGIKVQKGIYAGVSGPCLETPAEYHYIRVIGADTVGMSTVPEVIAGHHMGLACFAMSVITDLGVPGKIVKVTHEDVQRAAEAAEPKMAAIIGEMLDHLPD
- the gatB gene encoding Asp-tRNA(Asn)/Glu-tRNA(Gln) amidotransferase subunit GatB; amino-acid sequence: MYKMYDKYEAVIGLEVHAQLQTESKAYSSDRNEYGAAPNSLVSAITLAHPGTLPRFNKKTLEHAIRLGLACGCEIREENRFSRKNYFYADMPKGYQITQDDTPICNGGSVRIRLEDGSEKEIHLTRIHMEEDSGKSIHDQDPFNTLIDLNRAGVPLVEIVTEPDLRSGEEAYQYLSEVRKLVRYMDICDGNMEEGSLRCDANISVKLRESDKFGIKVEVKNMNSMRNVQRAIEFEINRQIDCLENGDEIFMETRSFDALSGTTASMRSKEEANDYRYFPEPDLLPVFVTEKDIEAVRSNMPPLPSDLFKKYTSELGLSEYDAGLITDSKPIALYYEELVAHTKHYKSAANWLMGEVKGYLNEKGLGVDEFPISAANLAALVNLIADGKVSNSVASQKIYPELLKNPEEAPQSIAEKNNWIQESNEDALLEFVEAVLQNNPAKVEEYKQGKKGLIGMFMGEVMKMSRGKADPKLANKMLREKLEQ